A single region of the Sorghum bicolor cultivar BTx623 chromosome 9, Sorghum_bicolor_NCBIv3, whole genome shotgun sequence genome encodes:
- the LOC8072708 gene encoding uncharacterized protein LOC8072708 produces the protein MVSSTTMAAASCGGVRAAGVLPLASLNHISIVCRNVEASLRFYTDVLGFVPIRRPGSFDFDGAWLFNYGIGIHLLQSEDPGSLPEKGEINPKDNHISFQCESMVAVERRLKEMGIPYVQRCVEEGGINVDQIFFHDPDGFMIEICNCDNLPVIPLAGAVQLGSCKRAAAAVVVGKQQQQQSSVVVVVPPPSPPVTATAAAHHQAIRVAEESSSSHISCA, from the exons ATGGTGAGCAGCACGACGATGGCGGCGGCGAGCTGCGGCGGCGTGAGGGCGGCGGGCGTGCTGCCGCTGGCGTCGCTGAACCACATCAGCATCGTGTGTCGCAACGTGGAGGCGTCGCTGCGCTTCTACACCGACGTGCTCGGATTCGTCCCCATCCGCCGCCCCGGCTCCTTCGACTTCGACGGCGCCTG GCTGTTCAACTACGGGATCGGCATCCACCTGCTGCAGTCGGAGGACCCCGGCAGCCTCCCGGAGAAGGGCGAGATCAACCCCAAGGACAACCATATCTCCTTCCAG TGCGAGAGCATGGTGGCGGTGGAGCGTCGTCTGAAGGAGATGGGCATCCCGTACGTGCAGCGCTGCGTGGAGGAAGGCGGCATCAACGTGGACCAGATCTTCTTCCACGACCCCGACGGCTTCATGATCGAGATCTGCAACTGCGACAACCTCCCCGTCATCCCGCTCGCCGGCGCCGTCCAGCTCGGGTCATGCAagcgcgccgcggcggcggtcgtcgtcggcaagcagcagcagcagcaaagcagcgtcgtcgtcgtcgtgcctCCTCCTTCCCCTCCGGTCACCGCGACGGCGGCCGCGCATCATCAGGCTATCCGCGTCGCCGaggagtcgtcgtcgtcgcacaTTTCGTGCGCGTGA